A window of the Streptomyces sp. Ag109_O5-10 genome harbors these coding sequences:
- a CDS encoding S9 family peptidase — protein MSVEHLRTLTARQAAAELAGDEDGSWDTGAVRYGLDTFRIVYRTVDPHGRSTTASGLLALPRSGERRLRAVSFTHGTELFRGDVASVSAEVWDQAPALTYASAGFAAVLPDYLGMGLGPGLQAWMDVPSETTAALDMLRASRTVAALRGRELRRGVLATGFSQGASAALGLARSLQEGADHRFRIRAVAPVSGAYAFRDAALPALLAGRTDPKASVIYTALFLVAFNRLHHLYDTPAQVFRAPYDRTIESLLDGTHTGQEVVAGTPGSLDALLTARGRAMLAHPTGRLAAALRTTDSVCTDWVPRAPVRLYYAEGDEQAVNTNTAHCHAALRAHGVDAPVVDLGTPDYRGSRHLGSQQAGTAAVVRWFRTLR, from the coding sequence GTGTCCGTCGAGCACCTGCGGACGCTGACCGCCCGGCAGGCCGCGGCCGAGCTGGCGGGCGACGAGGACGGATCCTGGGACACCGGCGCCGTGCGCTACGGCCTGGACACCTTCCGGATCGTGTACCGCACGGTGGACCCGCACGGCAGGTCGACCACCGCCAGCGGGCTGCTGGCCCTGCCACGCAGCGGTGAACGACGGCTGCGGGCGGTGTCGTTCACGCACGGCACCGAACTGTTCAGGGGCGACGTCGCCTCGGTCTCGGCCGAGGTGTGGGACCAGGCACCCGCCCTGACCTACGCGTCCGCCGGGTTCGCCGCGGTGCTCCCCGACTACCTCGGCATGGGCCTGGGGCCCGGACTCCAGGCCTGGATGGACGTGCCCTCGGAGACGACGGCCGCCCTGGACATGCTGCGGGCATCCCGTACGGTCGCGGCACTGCGGGGCCGGGAATTGCGACGCGGGGTCCTGGCCACCGGCTTCTCCCAGGGCGCCTCGGCGGCCCTGGGACTGGCGCGGTCGCTCCAGGAGGGAGCCGACCACCGGTTCCGGATCCGCGCCGTCGCACCCGTCAGCGGCGCCTACGCGTTCCGCGACGCGGCGCTGCCGGCGCTCCTGGCCGGGCGGACAGACCCGAAGGCGAGCGTGATCTACACGGCGCTGTTCCTGGTCGCCTTCAACCGCCTGCACCACCTGTACGACACACCGGCCCAGGTGTTCCGGGCGCCGTACGACCGCACGATCGAGAGTCTGCTGGACGGCACGCACACCGGTCAGGAGGTCGTGGCCGGCACCCCGGGCTCCCTCGACGCGCTGCTCACCGCCCGCGGCCGGGCGATGCTGGCCCACCCCACCGGACGGCTGGCGGCGGCCCTTCGGACCACGGACAGCGTGTGCACCGACTGGGTGCCGCGGGCTCCGGTCAGGCTCTACTACGCCGAGGGGGACGAGCAGGCCGTCAACACGAACACGGCCCACTGCCACGCCGCCTTGCGCGCCCACGGCGTCGACGCCCCGGTGGTCGATCTCGGTACCCCGGACTACCGCGGCTCCCGCCATCTCGGTTCCCAGCAGGCGGGAACCGCCGCCGTGGTCCGATGGTTCCGGACGCTTCGGTAG
- the xylA gene encoding xylose isomerase, whose product MSFQPTPEDRFTFGLWTVGWQGRDPFGDATRRALDPVETVQRLSEMGAHGVTFHDDDLIPFGSSDTERESHIKRFRQALDATGMKVPMATTNLFTHPVFKDGAFTANDRDVRRYALRKTIRNIDLAVELGAETYVAWGGREGAESGAAKDVRVALDRMKEAFDLLGEYVTAQGYDLRFAIEPKPNEPRGDILLPTVGHALAFIERLERPELYGVNPEVGHEQMAGLNFPHGIAQALWAGKLFHIDLNGQSGIKYDQDLRFGAGDLRAAFWLVDLLESAGYAGPKHFDFKPPRTEDLDGVWASAAGCMRNYLILKERAAAFRADPEVQEALRASRLDELAQPTAADGLQALLADRAAFEEFDVEATAARGMAFERLDQLAMDHLLGARG is encoded by the coding sequence ATGAGCTTCCAGCCCACCCCCGAAGACAGGTTCACCTTCGGCCTGTGGACCGTCGGCTGGCAGGGAAGGGACCCGTTCGGCGACGCCACCCGCCGCGCCCTCGACCCCGTCGAGACGGTCCAGCGCCTGTCCGAAATGGGCGCCCACGGTGTGACGTTCCACGACGACGACCTGATCCCCTTCGGGTCCTCCGACACCGAGCGCGAGTCGCACATCAAGCGCTTCCGCCAGGCCCTCGACGCCACCGGCATGAAGGTGCCGATGGCCACCACCAACCTCTTCACCCACCCGGTCTTCAAGGACGGCGCGTTCACCGCGAACGACCGTGACGTACGCCGTTACGCGCTGCGCAAGACCATCCGCAACATCGACCTGGCCGTCGAACTGGGCGCCGAGACGTACGTCGCCTGGGGCGGCCGCGAGGGCGCCGAGTCCGGCGCCGCCAAGGACGTGCGGGTCGCCCTCGACCGCATGAAGGAGGCCTTCGACCTCCTCGGTGAGTACGTCACCGCCCAGGGCTACGACCTGCGCTTCGCCATCGAGCCCAAGCCGAACGAGCCGCGCGGCGACATCCTGCTCCCCACCGTCGGTCACGCCCTCGCCTTCATCGAGCGCCTGGAGCGTCCCGAGCTGTACGGCGTCAACCCCGAGGTGGGCCACGAGCAGATGGCGGGCCTGAACTTCCCGCACGGCATCGCGCAGGCCCTGTGGGCGGGCAAGCTCTTCCACATCGACCTCAACGGCCAGTCCGGCATCAAGTACGACCAGGACCTGCGCTTCGGCGCCGGTGACCTGCGCGCCGCGTTCTGGCTGGTCGACCTCCTGGAGAGCGCCGGCTACGCGGGCCCGAAGCACTTCGACTTCAAGCCGCCGCGGACCGAGGACCTCGACGGCGTGTGGGCGTCGGCCGCCGGCTGCATGCGCAACTACCTGATCCTCAAGGAGCGCGCCGCCGCCTTCCGTGCCGACCCGGAGGTCCAGGAGGCCCTGCGCGCCTCCCGTCTGGACGAACTGGCCCAGCCGACCGCCGCGGACGGCCTTCAGGCGCTCCTCGCCGACCGTGCGGCCTTCGAGGAGTTCGACGTGGAGGCGACCGCCGCGCGCGGGATGGCCTTCGAGCGGCTCGACCAGCTGGCGATGGACCACCTGCTGGGCGCCCGGGGCTGA
- the xylB gene encoding xylulokinase, whose amino-acid sequence MSAAEGPLVVGVDTSTQSTKALVVDASTGEVVASGQAPHTVTTGAGRESDPRQWWDALCEALRQCGDAAHEAAAVSIGGQQHGLVTLDEHGEPVRPALLWNDVRSAPQAQRLVEELGGPKAWAERTGSVPGASFTVTKWAWLAEHEPEAVRATRAVRLPHDYLTERLTGLGTTDRGDASGTGWWASATEAYDPETLAHVGLDPALLPRVVRPGEVAGTVRDSHDLPFSKGTLVAPGTGDNAAAALGLGLLPGTPVLSLGTSGTVYAVSRHRPADPTGTVAGFADAHGDWLPLACTLNCTLAVDRVAALLGLDREAVEPGTSVTLLPYLDGERTPNLPNASGLLHGLRHDTTAGQLLQAAYDGAVHALLGALDLVLDEDADRTSPLLLIGGGARGRAWQETVRRLSGRPVQVPEAKELVALGAAAQAAGLLTGEDPAAVARRWNTAAGPVLDAVERDAATLSRISGVLSDAAPLLERAPENG is encoded by the coding sequence ATGTCAGCAGCCGAGGGTCCGCTCGTCGTCGGCGTGGACACGTCCACCCAGTCCACCAAGGCGCTGGTCGTCGACGCGTCCACCGGCGAGGTCGTGGCGAGCGGCCAGGCACCGCACACCGTGACCACCGGTGCGGGCCGGGAGAGCGATCCGCGCCAGTGGTGGGACGCGCTGTGCGAGGCGCTGCGCCAGTGCGGGGACGCCGCGCACGAGGCGGCGGCCGTGTCGATCGGCGGGCAGCAGCACGGTCTGGTCACCCTGGACGAGCACGGGGAGCCGGTGCGGCCCGCGCTGCTCTGGAACGACGTCCGCTCGGCGCCGCAGGCGCAGCGGCTCGTCGAGGAGCTGGGCGGCCCGAAGGCCTGGGCGGAGCGCACCGGCAGTGTGCCGGGCGCCTCGTTCACGGTCACCAAGTGGGCCTGGCTGGCCGAGCACGAGCCGGAGGCGGTCCGGGCGACCAGGGCGGTCCGGCTCCCCCACGACTACCTCACCGAGCGGCTGACCGGGCTGGGCACGACCGACCGGGGTGACGCCTCCGGCACCGGCTGGTGGGCGTCGGCGACCGAGGCGTACGACCCGGAGACCCTCGCCCACGTGGGCCTGGACCCGGCGCTCCTGCCCCGGGTGGTCCGGCCCGGCGAGGTGGCCGGCACCGTCCGGGACAGCCACGACCTGCCGTTCTCCAAGGGCACCCTGGTGGCGCCCGGCACCGGTGACAACGCGGCGGCCGCGCTGGGGCTCGGGCTGCTTCCGGGCACCCCCGTGCTGAGCCTCGGCACCTCCGGCACGGTGTACGCGGTCTCCAGGCACCGCCCCGCGGACCCGACCGGCACGGTGGCGGGCTTCGCCGACGCGCACGGCGACTGGCTGCCGCTCGCCTGCACCCTGAACTGCACGCTCGCGGTCGACCGCGTCGCGGCACTGCTCGGCCTGGACCGCGAGGCCGTCGAGCCCGGCACCTCGGTGACCCTCCTGCCCTACCTGGACGGCGAGCGCACCCCGAACCTGCCCAACGCCTCCGGACTGCTGCACGGCCTGCGCCACGACACCACGGCCGGCCAGCTCCTCCAGGCCGCCTACGACGGCGCCGTGCACGCCCTGCTGGGCGCCCTGGACCTGGTGCTCGACGAGGACGCCGACCGGACCAGCCCGTTGCTGCTGATCGGCGGCGGCGCCCGGGGCCGGGCCTGGCAGGAGACGGTACGGCGGCTGTCCGGGCGGCCGGTGCAGGTACCCGAGGCGAAGGAACTGGTCGCCCTCGGCGCCGCCGCGCAGGCGGCCGGGCTGCTCACCGGCGAGGACCCGGCGGCGGTGGCGCGCCGCTGGAACACGGCCGCGGGGCCCGTGCTGGACGCGGTGGAGCGGGACGCGGCGACGCTGTCCAGGATCTCCGGGGTACTCTCCGACGCGGCCCCGCTGCTGGAGCGGGCGCCGGAGAACGGCTGA
- a CDS encoding ROK family transcriptional regulator, whose protein sequence is MTAPLHEARPTANGRALPDTQQGMRRRNLARVMHAVSAEGSLSRAAVASRIGLTRAAVSTLVDELIRWGLLEELGPERPNRVGRPGSALAVSGHGPAGLGAEVGVDHLAVCAVDLRGEVRARAVRHGANRGGDPRPVLAELTGLVRRVAEDAERHGLWPAGLAVAVPGLVARDGHTVVHAPNLDWHATDLAALLPAGLPLTVDNEANFGALAELWLGDATPQDFLHVSAEIGIGAAVVVDGQLLRGRRGFAGELGHVPVHPDGPPCACGGRGCLEQYAGEEAVLRAAGLESREDAVGLLAQQAGADHEGVRRALEDAGTALGIALTGAVNLLDPESVVLGGALAGLAPWLLPSLQAELADRTTGPACPVSVSRLGSEGPLLGAAHSVIRAVLDDPATVAERV, encoded by the coding sequence ATGACCGCACCGCTGCACGAGGCCCGCCCGACGGCGAACGGCCGTGCCCTGCCGGACACCCAGCAGGGCATGCGCCGGCGCAACCTGGCGCGCGTGATGCACGCGGTCAGTGCGGAGGGCTCGCTGTCGCGGGCCGCGGTCGCCTCCCGCATCGGCCTCACCAGAGCGGCCGTGTCGACCCTCGTCGACGAGCTGATCCGCTGGGGGCTCCTGGAGGAACTGGGACCGGAGCGGCCCAACCGGGTCGGGCGGCCCGGCTCGGCGCTCGCGGTGAGCGGGCACGGTCCGGCCGGTCTCGGGGCGGAGGTCGGGGTCGACCATCTCGCCGTGTGTGCGGTGGACCTGCGCGGCGAGGTACGCGCGCGGGCCGTGCGGCACGGTGCGAACCGGGGCGGGGATCCGCGCCCGGTGCTCGCGGAGCTGACCGGCCTGGTCCGGCGGGTCGCGGAGGACGCCGAGCGGCACGGGCTGTGGCCCGCCGGTCTCGCGGTCGCCGTCCCCGGCCTGGTGGCCCGTGACGGACACACGGTCGTCCACGCCCCGAACCTCGACTGGCACGCCACCGACCTCGCCGCGCTGCTGCCCGCCGGCCTCCCGCTGACGGTGGACAACGAGGCCAACTTCGGCGCCCTGGCCGAGCTGTGGCTCGGGGACGCGACACCCCAGGACTTCCTGCACGTGTCGGCGGAGATCGGCATCGGCGCCGCCGTCGTCGTGGACGGACAGCTGCTGCGCGGCAGACGCGGTTTCGCGGGCGAGCTCGGCCATGTGCCGGTCCACCCCGACGGGCCGCCCTGCGCCTGCGGCGGACGCGGGTGCCTGGAGCAGTACGCCGGCGAGGAGGCGGTGCTGCGCGCGGCCGGGCTCGAATCCCGCGAGGACGCGGTAGGACTGCTCGCACAGCAGGCGGGCGCCGACCACGAGGGCGTCCGGCGTGCTCTGGAGGACGCCGGTACGGCCCTGGGCATCGCCCTGACCGGCGCCGTCAACCTCCTCGACCCCGAGTCCGTGGTCCTGGGCGGGGCCCTTGCCGGTCTCGCCCCGTGGCTCCTCCCGTCCCTGCAGGCCGAACTGGCCGACCGCACCACGGGCCCGGCCTGCCCGGTCTCCGTCTCCCGCCTGGGCTCGGAAGGCCCCCTCCTCGGCGCGGCCCACTCGGTGATCCGTGCCGTCCTGGACGATCCGGCGACCGTGGCCGAGCGGGTCTGA
- a CDS encoding APC family permease yields the protein MSGEAAAGLRRDAVGLREVLFQSVTAMAPAAAVAASIPAGAAFAGGSLPLAVLIALVACLFTASCVAELARELPAAGSVATYAAQGLHPAVGFLVGWGYVFVEALVPPLLLLQLGFTAAGTLHDEWASYPAGLWWPWALAGAAVIAVAGYLGVRASARFGTVLGVFEIAVFLVFAGWLIIRAGGHNTLSVFGTSHTADGYGGVSGVFAGSVYTVLAFAGFEAAAPLAEETRDPRRTMHRAVLGAALGIGLFYVVTTYAMTVYFGPGRFASFGAAGEASWQGVARASFGLFWVLVFLAVVNSTIANANACATVSTRTAFALARIRVLPRVLATLHPRYRSPAAGIAVQTAVAVGAVLGLGFGYDPVTAFLLLATVIVTVVIGVYMVVNLACAGYFLRRGRPSLKPVRHLLLPLLGIVAFVPALLTAAGLPVFDFVTKLTAPVSYAGPVVAVWMATGVVVLLVLVRRHPDRIAETARVHLEDDAPDIVTAQNGARPR from the coding sequence ATGTCGGGAGAGGCGGCCGCGGGACTGCGGCGGGACGCGGTGGGGTTGCGGGAGGTGCTGTTCCAGAGCGTCACGGCGATGGCGCCTGCCGCCGCTGTCGCCGCGTCCATTCCGGCGGGGGCGGCGTTCGCCGGTGGCAGCCTGCCGTTGGCGGTGCTGATCGCTCTGGTGGCCTGTCTGTTCACCGCGTCGTGCGTGGCGGAGCTGGCGCGCGAGTTGCCCGCCGCCGGGTCCGTGGCCACGTACGCGGCGCAGGGGCTGCACCCGGCCGTGGGGTTCCTGGTCGGCTGGGGGTACGTGTTCGTGGAGGCGCTGGTGCCGCCGTTGCTGCTGCTCCAGCTCGGGTTCACCGCGGCGGGGACCCTGCACGACGAGTGGGCCTCGTACCCGGCCGGCCTGTGGTGGCCGTGGGCGCTGGCCGGGGCCGCCGTCATCGCCGTCGCCGGGTATCTGGGGGTGCGCGCGTCAGCCCGCTTCGGGACCGTGCTCGGGGTCTTCGAGATCGCGGTGTTCCTCGTCTTCGCCGGCTGGCTGATCATCCGGGCCGGCGGCCACAACACCCTCTCCGTCTTCGGGACTTCGCACACGGCGGACGGCTATGGAGGGGTCAGCGGGGTCTTCGCCGGTTCCGTCTACACCGTGCTGGCGTTCGCCGGTTTCGAGGCGGCCGCGCCACTCGCCGAGGAGACCCGCGACCCGCGCCGCACCATGCACCGCGCGGTGCTCGGCGCGGCCTTGGGGATCGGCCTGTTCTACGTGGTGACCACCTACGCCATGACCGTGTACTTCGGCCCCGGCCGGTTCGCCTCCTTCGGGGCGGCGGGCGAGGCGTCCTGGCAGGGCGTCGCCCGGGCCTCCTTCGGGCTCTTCTGGGTGCTGGTGTTCCTCGCCGTCGTCAACTCGACGATCGCCAACGCCAACGCCTGCGCCACCGTCTCCACGCGGACGGCCTTCGCACTGGCCCGCATCCGGGTCCTGCCGCGTGTCCTGGCCACACTCCACCCTCGGTACCGCTCCCCCGCGGCCGGCATCGCGGTCCAGACGGCCGTGGCGGTCGGCGCGGTGCTGGGGCTGGGCTTCGGCTACGACCCGGTGACCGCGTTCCTGCTGCTGGCCACGGTGATCGTCACGGTCGTCATCGGCGTCTACATGGTCGTCAACCTCGCCTGCGCAGGCTACTTCCTGCGCCGCGGCCGCCCGTCCCTCAAGCCGGTACGGCACCTGCTCCTCCCGCTGCTGGGCATCGTGGCGTTCGTCCCCGCCCTGCTCACCGCGGCCGGGCTGCCCGTCTTCGACTTCGTGACGAAGCTGACCGCCCCGGTGTCGTACGCCGGTCCGGTGGTCGCGGTGTGGATGGCGACCGGAGTGGTCGTCCTGCTGGTGCTGGTCCGGCGTCACCCCGATCGCATAGCCGAGACTGCGAGGGTCCACCTCGAAGACGACGCCCCTGACATCGTCACCGCACAGAACGGAGCACGACCGCGATGA
- a CDS encoding acetamidase/formamidase family protein, producing the protein MSDPRILTVRPGPDDYAWTFGGAPPVARIAPGTVLDLYTEDCFAGRVRSEKDLVSEVCEFPFLNPQTGPFHIEGAEPGDTVAVHFVSIEPARDWAASTTVPLFGALTSTHTTATLQPPLPETVWIWQLDRARRTALFRAHEGGIELELPMDPMHGTVGVAPANLEVRSALVPDAHGGNMDTPEMRAGVTCYLGVNVEGALLSLGDGHARQGEGETCGVAVECAMNTVVIVELLKGIATPWPRLESDTHIVSTGSARPLEDAFRISQLDLVQWLVRDYGFGELDAYQYATQTVESPLANVCDTNYTCVAKLRKEWLPARETYRGLHARLRETAAALRR; encoded by the coding sequence ATGAGCGACCCCCGGATCCTCACCGTCCGGCCCGGACCGGACGACTACGCCTGGACGTTCGGCGGGGCGCCGCCGGTGGCGCGGATCGCGCCCGGCACGGTCCTCGACCTCTACACGGAGGACTGCTTCGCCGGCCGGGTGCGGTCGGAGAAGGACCTGGTGTCCGAGGTCTGCGAGTTCCCGTTCCTCAACCCGCAGACCGGCCCCTTCCACATCGAGGGCGCGGAGCCCGGGGACACCGTCGCCGTGCACTTCGTGTCGATCGAACCGGCCCGGGACTGGGCGGCTTCCACGACCGTCCCCCTGTTCGGGGCGCTCACCTCGACGCACACCACCGCCACGCTCCAGCCGCCGCTGCCGGAGACGGTCTGGATCTGGCAGCTGGACCGCGCCCGGCGCACGGCCCTGTTCCGGGCCCACGAGGGCGGCATCGAGCTGGAGCTGCCGATGGACCCGATGCACGGCACCGTCGGGGTGGCCCCCGCGAACCTGGAGGTGCGCTCGGCCCTGGTGCCGGACGCGCACGGCGGGAACATGGACACGCCCGAGATGCGGGCCGGCGTCACCTGCTACCTCGGGGTCAACGTCGAGGGCGCGCTGCTCAGCCTGGGCGACGGCCACGCCCGGCAGGGCGAGGGCGAGACCTGCGGGGTGGCCGTGGAGTGCGCGATGAACACCGTCGTGATCGTGGAGCTGCTGAAGGGGATCGCGACGCCGTGGCCCCGGCTGGAGTCGGACACCCACATCGTCTCGACGGGATCGGCACGTCCGCTGGAGGACGCCTTCCGGATTTCGCAGCTCGACCTGGTGCAGTGGCTGGTGCGCGACTACGGGTTCGGCGAACTCGACGCGTACCAGTACGCAACCCAGACGGTGGAATCGCCGTTGGCCAACGTGTGCGACACCAACTACACGTGTGTGGCCAAGCTCCGCAAGGAGTGGCTGCCCGCGCGCGAGACTTACCGCGGACTGCATGCGCGACTGCGCGAGACGGCGGCGGCCCTGCGCCGCTGA
- a CDS encoding N-acetylmuramoyl-L-alanine amidase: MDRARPLPSRRRLLKGAALAAVPYALLPAGRAGAQTGVVDYPSAEWQAASSENRTPALRPDEYTIDRVIIHVTQQAYAGTLSIFQNPKKRVSAHYLVRSADGHVAQCVRETDVAWHAGNWDYNTRSIGIEHEGWVDRPEYFTDALYRESARLTASICERYGIPKDREHVIGHVEVPGTDHTDPGRHWDWVRYLRLVGQAG; the protein is encoded by the coding sequence ATGGACCGGGCACGACCGCTCCCCAGCAGGCGACGGCTCCTGAAGGGCGCGGCCCTCGCCGCCGTCCCGTACGCGCTGCTCCCCGCGGGCCGGGCGGGCGCGCAGACCGGGGTCGTCGACTATCCGTCGGCCGAGTGGCAGGCGGCGAGCAGCGAGAACCGGACACCGGCCCTGCGCCCCGACGAGTACACGATCGACCGGGTGATCATCCATGTCACTCAGCAGGCGTACGCCGGCACGCTGTCCATCTTCCAGAACCCGAAGAAGCGGGTGTCCGCGCACTACCTGGTCCGCTCGGCCGACGGGCATGTCGCGCAGTGCGTGCGGGAGACCGACGTGGCCTGGCACGCGGGGAACTGGGACTACAACACGCGGAGCATCGGCATCGAGCACGAGGGCTGGGTGGACAGACCGGAGTACTTCACCGACGCCCTCTACCGCGAGTCGGCGCGGCTGACCGCGTCGATCTGCGAGAGGTACGGCATCCCGAAGGACCGGGAGCACGTCATCGGGCATGTCGAGGTGCCGGGAACCGACCACACCGATCCGGGCAGGCACTGGGACTGGGTCCGCTACCTGAGGCTGGTGGGACAGGCCGGGTGA
- a CDS encoding GAF domain-containing protein gives MTDPWVALEPGSDPAERARVLRRAHETFTTAGTVPRPVRSVVAESWRRSARAGVGPDGAARVELTDGDLGAYRAEHPLARVMPLFRELMGTFAADGEHLLAVCDADSTLLWVEGHPATRRRADRMNFVPGARWSETAVGTNAPGTAVAVDRPVQVFAAEHFIRRVQPWTCAAAPVHDPRTGRVLGAVDITGGDRLAHPHSLGFVQAVARAAEAQLALLDPPAPADEAPALTALGRDEAELRLDGGRIRLGRRHSELLVLLSRHPEGLTGAELLCALYEDESVTPVTLRAELVRLRRLLGPGLLASRPYRLAAPVESDAGVVQRRLEAGAVTAAVGAYTGPLLPGSQAPAVVRLRQRLADGLRAALIGCQDPDLLAEWAHAPWGEDDVEVWRALAAVRPTAVVRSRLAALEAELTAPAG, from the coding sequence TTGACCGATCCCTGGGTGGCCCTGGAGCCGGGGTCCGACCCTGCCGAGCGCGCCCGGGTGCTGCGCCGGGCGCACGAGACGTTCACCACGGCCGGTACCGTGCCGCGCCCGGTGCGGTCCGTGGTCGCCGAGTCGTGGCGGCGTTCCGCGCGGGCCGGGGTGGGGCCGGACGGCGCGGCGCGCGTGGAGCTGACGGACGGTGACCTCGGGGCGTACCGGGCGGAGCATCCCCTGGCCCGGGTGATGCCGCTGTTCCGGGAGCTGATGGGCACGTTCGCGGCGGACGGCGAGCATCTGCTCGCGGTGTGCGACGCGGACAGCACGCTGCTGTGGGTCGAGGGGCATCCGGCGACCCGGCGGCGGGCGGACCGGATGAACTTCGTGCCGGGCGCGCGCTGGTCGGAGACCGCGGTCGGGACCAACGCGCCGGGGACGGCGGTGGCCGTGGACCGGCCGGTGCAGGTGTTCGCGGCGGAGCACTTCATCCGCCGGGTGCAGCCGTGGACGTGCGCGGCGGCCCCGGTGCACGATCCGCGCACCGGGCGGGTGCTGGGCGCGGTCGACATCACCGGCGGCGACCGGCTGGCCCATCCGCACAGCCTGGGCTTCGTGCAGGCGGTGGCGCGGGCCGCCGAGGCGCAGCTGGCGCTGCTCGATCCGCCGGCGCCGGCCGACGAGGCGCCCGCGCTGACGGCGCTCGGCCGGGACGAGGCCGAGCTCCGGCTGGACGGCGGCCGGATCCGGCTCGGCCGCCGGCACAGCGAGCTGCTGGTGCTGCTGTCCCGTCACCCGGAGGGACTGACCGGCGCCGAACTGCTGTGCGCGCTGTACGAGGACGAGTCGGTGACGCCGGTGACGCTGCGGGCGGAACTGGTCCGGCTGCGCCGGCTGCTGGGGCCGGGGCTGCTCGCCTCCCGTCCGTACCGGCTGGCCGCGCCGGTCGAGTCGGACGCCGGTGTGGTGCAGCGGCGGCTGGAGGCGGGCGCGGTGACGGCCGCCGTAGGGGCGTACACCGGTCCGTTGCTGCCGGGTTCGCAGGCACCCGCGGTCGTGCGGCTCAGACAGCGGCTGGCGGACGGGCTGCGGGCCGCGCTGATCGGATGTCAGGACCCCGACCTGCTGGCGGAGTGGGCGCACGCCCCGTGGGGCGAGGACGACGTCGAGGTGTGGCGGGCGCTGGCCGCGGTGCGGCCGACGGCGGTCGTACGGTCCCGGCTGGCGGCCCTGGAGGCGGAGCTGACGGCACCGGCCGGCTGA
- a CDS encoding aldehyde dehydrogenase family protein, protein MTRFAAPGTEGAIVSYQARYDHFIGGEWVPPTRGQYFENPSPVNGQPFTEVARGTAEDVERALDAAHAAAPGWGRTSVTERSDILLKIADRMEAHLEPLAVAESWENGKPVRETLAADIPLAIDHFRYFAGAIRAQEGSLGEVDDDTVAYHFHEPLGVVAQIIPWNFPILMATWKLAPALAAGNAVVIKPAEQTPASIHYWMSLIADLLPPGVVNIVNGFGVEAGKPLASSPRVAKVAFTGETTTGRLIMQYASENIKPVTLELGGKSPNIFFDDVWAHDDDFRDKALEGFTMFALNQGEVCTCPSRALVQRGHYAEFMEAAVARTRLIKPGHPLDTDTMIGAQASNDQLEKILSYLDIGRQEGAKILTGGERIEHDGELKGGYYVQPTIFEGDNRMRIFQEEIFGPVVSVTSFDDFDDAIKMANDTLYGLGAGVWTRDINTAYRAGRSIQAGRVWTNCYHAYPAHAAFGGYKQSGIGRETHKMMLEHYQQTKNLLVSYSPKKLGFF, encoded by the coding sequence ATGACCCGTTTCGCGGCGCCCGGCACCGAAGGCGCGATCGTCTCCTACCAGGCGCGCTACGACCACTTCATCGGCGGCGAGTGGGTGCCGCCGACCCGGGGGCAGTACTTCGAGAACCCGTCGCCGGTGAACGGGCAGCCGTTCACCGAGGTGGCGCGAGGCACCGCCGAGGACGTGGAGCGGGCGCTGGACGCGGCGCACGCGGCCGCGCCGGGCTGGGGCCGTACGTCGGTGACGGAGCGCTCCGACATCCTCCTGAAGATCGCCGACCGGATGGAGGCCCACCTCGAACCGCTCGCGGTCGCCGAGAGCTGGGAGAACGGGAAGCCGGTGCGAGAGACGCTGGCCGCCGACATCCCCCTGGCGATCGACCACTTCCGGTACTTCGCGGGGGCGATCCGCGCGCAGGAGGGTTCGCTGGGCGAGGTCGACGACGACACGGTGGCCTACCACTTCCACGAGCCGCTCGGAGTCGTCGCGCAGATCATCCCGTGGAACTTCCCGATCCTGATGGCCACCTGGAAGCTCGCACCGGCCCTCGCCGCCGGGAACGCGGTCGTCATCAAGCCCGCCGAGCAGACCCCGGCCTCCATCCACTACTGGATGAGCCTGATCGCGGACCTGCTGCCGCCGGGCGTGGTGAACATCGTCAACGGCTTCGGTGTGGAGGCGGGCAAGCCGCTGGCGTCCAGCCCGCGGGTGGCGAAGGTCGCCTTCACCGGCGAGACCACCACCGGGCGGCTGATCATGCAGTACGCCTCGGAGAACATCAAACCGGTCACGCTCGAACTCGGCGGCAAGTCCCCGAACATCTTCTTCGACGACGTCTGGGCGCACGACGACGACTTCCGCGACAAGGCCCTCGAAGGGTTCACGATGTTCGCGCTCAACCAGGGCGAGGTCTGCACCTGCCCGTCCCGCGCCCTCGTCCAGCGCGGCCACTACGCCGAGTTCATGGAGGCGGCGGTCGCCCGCACCCGCCTCATCAAGCCGGGGCACCCGCTCGACACCGACACGATGATCGGCGCCCAGGCCTCCAACGACCAGCTGGAGAAGATCCTCTCCTACCTCGACATCGGCCGGCAGGAGGGCGCGAAGATCCTCACCGGCGGCGAACGCATCGAGCACGACGGCGAGCTGAAGGGCGGCTACTACGTCCAGCCGACCATCTTCGAGGGCGACAACCGGATGCGGATCTTCCAGGAGGAGATCTTCGGCCCGGTCGTCTCGGTGACGTCCTTCGACGACTTCGACGACGCGATCAAAATGGCCAACGACACCCTGTACGGCCTCGGCGCGGGTGTCTGGACCCGCGACATCAACACCGCCTACCGCGCGGGCCGTTCGATCCAGGCCGGCCGGGTGTGGACCAACTGCTACCACGCGTACCCGGCACATGCCGCGTTCGGCGGCTACAAGCAGTCGGGGATCGGCCGCGAGACGCACAAGATGATGCTGGAGCACTACCAGCAGACCAAGAATCTGCTGGTGTCATACTCGCCGAAGAAGCTCGGCTTCTTCTAG